In Oryza sativa Japonica Group chromosome 2, ASM3414082v1, the following are encoded in one genomic region:
- the LOC4328183 gene encoding beta-amylase 8, with protein MSLKHPHSPVLDGDPPPHRRPRGLVSTPPPPAVAADTSPSPSPSPAAPPPRRRGGGGGGGEREREREKERTKLRERHRRAITSRMLSGLRQHGNFPLPARADMNDVLAALARAAGWTVHPDGTTFRASSQPLHPPTPQSPGIFHVNSVETPSFTSVLNSYAIGTPLDSQASMLQTDDSLSPSSLDSVVVADQSIKNEKYGNSDSVSSLNCLENHQLTRASAALAGDYTRTPYIPVYASLPMGIINSHCQLIDPEGIRAELMHLKSLNVDGVIVDCWWGIVEAWIPHKYEWSGYRDLFGIIKEFKLKVQAVLSFHGSGETGSGGVSLPKWVMEIAQENQDVFFTDREGRRNMECLSWGIDKERVLRGRTGIEAYFDFMRSFHMEFRNLTEEGLISAIEIGLGVSGELKYPSCPERMGWRYPGIGEFQCYDRYMQKNLRQAALSRGHLFWARGPDNAGYYNSRPHETGFFCDGGDYDSYYGRFFLNWYSGILIDHVDQVLSLATLAFDGVETVVKIPSIYWWYRTASHAAELTAGFYNPTNRDGYSPVFRMLKKHSVILKFVCYGPEFTIQENNEAFADPEGLTWQVMNAAWDHGLSISVESALPCLDGEMYSQILDTAKPRHDPDRHHVSFFAYRQLPSFLLQRDVCFSELGNFVKCMHGEATQIVEG; from the exons atgAGCCTGAAGCACCCGCACTCTCCGGTGCTGGACGGGgacccgccgccgcaccgccgcccgcgGGGCCTCGTCTccaccccacccccacccgcCGTCGCGGCCGacacctccccctccccctccccctcccccgcggcgcctccgcctcggcggcgcggcggcggcggagggggaggcgagagggagagggagagggagaaggagcggACGAAGCTGAGGGAGCGGCACCGCCGGGCCATCACCAGCCGCATGCTGTCCGGGCTGCGGCAGCACGGCAACTTCCCGCTCCCCGCCCGCGCCGACATGAACGacgtcctcgccgccctcgcgcgCGCCGCAGGGTGGACCGTGCATCCCGACGGCACCACCTTCCGCGCCTCGTCGCAACCCCTCCACCCTCCCACCCCCCAATCG CCAGGGATTTTTCATGTTAATTCTGTTGAAACCCCATCTTTTACTAGTGTTCTCAACAGCTACGCCATCGGGACACCATTAGACTCGCAGGCTTCTATGCTACAAACAGATGATAGTTTATCGCCATCATCGTTGGACTCTGTTGTGGTGGCAGACCAAAGCATAAAAAATGAGAAATATGGGAATTCAGATTCTGTCAGCTCTCTGAATTGTTTGGAAAATCACCAG CTGACGAGAGCATCAGCAGCGCTGGCAGGTGATTACACCAGAACTCCATATATACCAGTCTATGCTTCTCTGCCT ATGGGCATTATCAATAGCCATTGCCAATTGATTGATCCAGAGGGCATACGTGCAGAACTGATGCATCTGAAGTCTTTGAATGTTGATGGAGTTATCGTTGACTGTTGGTGGGGGATAGTGGAAGCCTGGATTCCTCACAAATACGAGTGGTCTGGTTACAGGGACCTTTTCGGTATCATTAAAGAGTTCAAGCTAAAAGTTCAG GCTGTATTGTCATTCCATGGGTCTGGGGAGACTGGATCTGGTGGTGTGTCTCTCCCAAAGTGGGTCATGGAAATTGCACAAGAGAACCAGGATGTATTTTTTACTGATCGTGAAGGTAGGAGAAATATGGAATGTCTTTCCTGGGGAATTGACAAAGAGCGAGTCCTTCGCGGGAGAACTGGCATCGAG GCGTATTTTGATTTCATGAGGAGCTTTCATATGGAATTCAGAAACCTGACCGAAGAGGGCCTTATTTCTGCTATCGAAATTGGATTGGGTGTTTCTGGAGAGCTAAAATACCCTTCATGTCCAGAAAGAATGGGCTGGAGATATCCTGGTATTGGTGAGTTTCAG TGTTACGACAGGtatatgcaaaagaaccttagACAAGCAGCATTGTCACGGGGACATCTGTTTTGGGCCCGTGGACCTGATAATGCGGGCTATTATAATTCAAGACCTCATGAAACTGGCTTTTTTTGTGACGGAGGTGACTATGACAGCTACTATGGACGCTTTTTCCTTAACTGGTATTCTGGAATCCTCATAGATCATGTGGACCAGGTGCTATCACTTGCTACTCTTGCATTTGATGGAGTCGAAACTGTTGTGAAG ATTCCATCTATCTATTGGTGGTATAGAACTGCAAGCCATGCTGCGGAACTTACGGCAGGATTCTACAACCCTACAAATAGAGATGGATACTCTCCAGTGTTCAGAATGCTCAAGAAGCATTCCGTAATTCTAAAGTTTGTTTGTTATGGACCAGAATTTACAATTCAAGAGAATAATGAAGCATTTGCTGATCCAGAAGGTTTAACATGGCAG GTTATGAATGCAGCATGGGATCATGGATTATCTATAAGTGTAGAGAGTGCTCTTCCATGTCTTGATGGTGAGATGTACTCACAGATCCTTGACACAGCGAAGCCTAGGCATGATCCTGACCGTCACCATGTCTCGTTCTTTGCATACCGTCAGCTACCCTCATTCCTTTTGCAGAGAGACGTTTGCTTCTCAGAGCTTGGCAACTTTGTCAAGTGTATGCACG GGGAGGCTACCCAGATTGTGGAAGGTTGA